The Impatiens glandulifera chromosome 3, dImpGla2.1, whole genome shotgun sequence genome contains a region encoding:
- the LOC124930647 gene encoding dolichyl-diphosphooligosaccharide--protein glycosyltransferase subunit 2-like yields MARNLAFLVLTLCLTSICNGSIFNPISDAHRSAALKLFTTTDGSFGSLTEAHEAIRTFSILGIEKDLNIRDSTCSSVVHTLESPSSSPKELFYALKVNNALKCEVKEDLFEGIASRLKASIESANSLLDFYYSVGSLLLIKGQNSEIDVLLADANGVFKSIKALSQSDGRWRYSSSNTESSTYAAGIAFETLAGVVSLTTSEIDASLVATLKSDILKLFDSIEKYDDGAYYFDEKLVDARENHGILSVTSSVVRGVTAFASATSGNLNLPGEKILGLANFFLSVIPGTPKELYDQLDALACLESSSVSIPLILSLPATVLSLTRNDQLKVRVSTPLGSSAPSLLVKLVQASHSASKGSSVIEEQELRFDADNDVYILDSLPETVDVGNYIFIFETVLSDSENEKIYATAGRSRVPIYVTGVINVDNAEIAVLDSDLGSVETKKKLDIAGDSLFSLSANHLQKLRLSLKLTTPRGKLFKPHQAFLKLRHESKVEHIFVLENSQKQFELTLDFLGLVDKFFYLSGKYDIQLTVGDSVMDNSFFRELGYIELDLPEAPEKSARPPPQSVDPLSRYGPKAEIAHIFRVPDKRPPQELALAFLGLVLLPFLGFLIGCLRLGVNFKSFPSSTVPASFALLFHLGIAAVLSLYVLFWLKLDLFTTLKVLGLLGIFILFVGQRNLSHLASASSKLKSA; encoded by the exons ATGGCCAGAAATCTAGCCTTTCTGGTCCTCACACTCTGTCTCACATCGATCTGCAATGGTTCGATCTTTAATCCCATTTCTGATGCTCACCGCTCCGCCGCATTGAAACTTTTCACCACAACAGATGGATCTTTCGGAAG CTTAACAGAAGCTCATGAAGCTATAAGAACATTCAGCATTCTTGGAATTGAGAAGGATCTTAATATAAGGGATTCCACTTGCTCTTCTGTGGTGCATACTCTTGAATCACCCTCATCAAGTCCAAAAGAATTGTTCTATGCATTAAAAGTGAATAATGCATTGAAGTGTGAAGTTAAAGAGGATCTTTTTGAG GGCATTGCTTCGAGACTTAAAGCATCTATTGAGAGTGCAAATTCTTTGCTCGACTTTTACTACTCTGTAGGAAGTCTACTCCTTATCAAG GGCCAAAATTCAGAAATTGACGTGCTTCTTGCAGACGCCAATGGAGTTTTCAAATCCATAAAG GCGTTGAGCCAAAGTGATGGAAGATGGCGCTACAGTTCCAGCAACACAGAGTCAAGTACTTATGCTGCTG GAATAGCTTTTGAAACACTAGCAGGTGTAGTCTCATTGACAACTTCTGAGATAGACGCATCTCTg GTTGCTACTTTGAAGAGTGATATACTGAAGCTTTTTGACAGTATTGAGAAATATG ATGATGGGGCATATTACTTTGATGAGAAACTTGTTGATGCCCGTGAAAACCATGGAATTCTTTCCGTCACCTCATCAGTTGTCCGTGGCGTGACAGCATTTGCTAGTGCTACATCTGGAAATCTAAAT CTTCCAGGAGAAAAAATACTCGGACTGGCAAATTTTTTCCTAAGCGTTATTCCTGGTACTCCAAAAGAATTGTATGACCAGCTTGATGCATTAGCGTGCTTGGAAAGCAGCAG TGTTTCAATTCCActcattctatcacttccaGCTACCGTGCTATCCCTGACTAGAAATGATCAACTAAAG GTAAGGGTTAGCACTCCACTTGGATCCTCTGCACCGTCTTTACTAGTAAAACTAGTTCAAGCTTCCCATTCGGCCTCAAAAGGTTCTTCTGTCATTGAAGAACAG GAGCTGAGATTCGATGCTGACAATGATGTTTATATCTTGGACTCATTACCAGAGACCGTTGATGTTGGAAATTACATTTTCATCTTTGAA ACTGTGTTATCTGATTCAGAGAATGAGAAAATATATGCCACTGCAGGCAGGTCAAGGGTACCCATTTATGTCACAGGAGTTATCAATGTGGATAATGCAGAAATTGCGGTGCTGGACAGTGACCTTGGGAGTGTTGAAACAAAGAAAAA GCTAGACATAGCAGGAGATAGTCTATTTTCTTTGTCAGCAAACCACCTACAAAAGCTGCGGTTGTCCCTTAAATTGACCACTCCGCGTGGAAAGCTGTTTAAACCACACCAG gCTTTCCTCAAGTTGAGACATGAATCCAAGGTCGAACACATCTTTGTCTTGGAAAATTCTCAGAAGCAATTTGAGCTAACACTA GACTTCCTTGGGCTGGTTGATAAGTTTTTCTATCTTTCTGGTAAATATGATATCCAACTTACTGTTGGCGATTCTGTTATG GATAACTCATTCTTCCGAGAACTGGGATATATCGAATTGGATCTTCCTGAAGCACCAGAAAAATCAGCTAGACCTCCTCCTCAATCTGTTGATCCTTTATCAAGATATGGGCCCAAAGCAGAGATAGCCCACATCTTCCGGGTTCCTGACAAGCGTCCTCCACAAGAGCTCGCTCTTGCCTTCTTAGGACTGGTTCTCTTGCCCTTCCTAGGCTTCCTTATCGGG TGCTTGCGTTTGGGTGTGAATTTTAAAAGCTTCCCTTCATCTACGGTACCAGCCTCGTTTGCCTTGCTGTTCCATTTAGGCATAGCGGCAGTTCTTTCACTTTACGTGCTATTTTGGTTGAAG TTGGATCTTTTCACAACATTGAAAGTGCTCGGGCTCTTGGGAATCTTCATATTGTTTGTCGGGCAGAGGAACCTTTCTCACCTCGCATCCGCTTCATCCAAGTTGAAATCTGCCTGA
- the LOC124932289 gene encoding H/ACA ribonucleoprotein complex subunit 3-like protein yields MYLQFYINDNGDKVYTTKKQSPVGLATQSAHPARFSPDDKFSRQRVLLKKRFGLLPTQNPPPKY; encoded by the exons ATGTATCTTCAgttttatattaatgacaatGGTGACAAGGTCTACACCACTAAG AAACAGTCGCCAGTTGGACTAGCCACACAATCTGCTCATCCAG CCCGGTTTTCTCCTGATGACAAGTTTTCAAGGCAAAGGGTTCTATTGAAGAAGCGTTTTGGATTGCTCCCAACCCAAAACCCACCTCCTAAATACTGA
- the LOC124932768 gene encoding uncharacterized protein At1g03900-like, producing MSFKEEIEEEESFDHTLLVVREVSVFKIPPRSSSGGYKCGQWLQSNKIWSGRLRVVSCKQRCEIRLEDPNSGELFATCLVYPGTRDSSVETTLDSSRYFVLKIENGRGKHAFIGLGFNERNEAFDFNVALSDHDKYVKRKKEDEESTDHIDIHPAVNHRLKEGETIRINVKNKPISNGTGMISAAGTVKHNKPLGLAPPPPPSKGFVKTRYPLLPPPNVVHPVSRKISNGVNPQKESSRNSNDHAFSDFSQLGKNLPSSAGSGAAEWTAF from the exons ATGTCATTCAAAGAGGAAATAGAGGAGGAGGAATCATTCGATCACACTCTCCTAGTCGTCCGAGAAGTTTCCGTTTTCAAGATCCCGCCGCGATCCAGCAGCGGCGGTTACAAATGCGGCCAATGGCTTCAGTCCAATAAGATCTGGTCCGGTAGACTCCGAGTCGTGTCCTGTAAACAGCGATGTGAGATCCGTCTCGAGGATCCGAATTCCGGCGAATTGTTTGCCACCTGCTTAGTCTATCCGGGCACCCGAGACAGCTCCGTGGAGACGACGCTGGATTCTTCAAGATACTTCGTTTTGAAGATCGAGAACGGTAGGGgaaaacatgcattcattggACTTGGATTCAATGAAAGGAATGAAGCGTTTGATTTCAATGTGGCATTGTCTGATCATGATAAGTATGTTAAAAGAAAGAAGGAGGATGAAGAATCAACTGATCATATTGATATCCATCCAGCAGTTAATCATAGATTGAAG GAAGGGGAAACTATAAGGATAAATGTGAAGAACAAACCAATATCAAATGGAACTGGTATGATTTCAGCTGCTGGAACTGTAAAACATAATAAACCACTGGGTCTTgctcctccaccaccaccatcaAAAGGGTTTGTGAAAACAAGGTATCCATTGCTGCCCCCGCCAAATGTTGTTCACCCTGTCAGCCGGAAAATCTCCAATGGGGTGAACCCACAAAAGGAAAGTTCCAGGAATTCAAATGATCATGCTTTTTCTGACTTTTCTCAACTTggg AAGAATCTTCCTTCGAGTGCTGGATCGGGAGCAGCTGAATGGACAGCATTTTGA